A genomic window from Brassica oleracea var. oleracea cultivar TO1000 chromosome C8, BOL, whole genome shotgun sequence includes:
- the LOC106308772 gene encoding uncharacterized protein LOC106308772: MDTAIPPGFSRSLSGSMGNWKPRNEITGIANLLERSGTEKIQKEIMDLGEKKQGSENVAKRSENEGVSWAEIAQEKKVLKKYDLKIEDLEGGKAVEIPDEVIEQADLLWDDYLIGKFLDTAPHVARVHAIVNRIWNQGEMKQQIDVQVGDDTTMKSKVLNPVMRARIVQRGMWNIGNVPLVVMKWTLDDLKEKPEIKSIPMWVYLKNVPMNMYSWRGLSFIVSAAGFPVRLHPETASCSNFKLAKIFVNVDLSKELPDKINFTKKGKSHLVEFIYPWLPLRCSTCGKWGHVEKVCVMNKKDGSEKSVTQIIHEDTEKRVGDMEKEKEDSKSKEKEMEENIGSTKKSSDLETIKEMEVEEGEIEENWQDVTPKKACRSSTLKFGQVKILTPSRFPNLLEVDEKGDVINVVETEEILSVVEEIMEEGVDTERVIEENKEKEKEDIDAERKENDCEMQKEENKFEENQNQGIAGIQITQENWPDLKIKNVASSGSSSRIVWKYGETQ, translated from the exons ATGGATACGGCGATCCCGCCGGGTTTTTCTAGGTCTCTGTCGGGGTCTATGGGAAATTGGAAGCCGCGGAATGAGATAACGGGAATAGCGAACCTATTGGAGAGATCGGGTACTGAGAAGATTCAAAAGGAGATTATGGATTTGGGGGAAAAGAAACAAGGATCGGAGAACGTTGCGAAGAGATCGGAGAATGAGGGAGTATCTTGGGCAGAGATAGCGCAAGAGAAGAAAGTTCTGAAGAAATACGATTTGAAGATAGAAGACTTGGAGGGTGGGAAAGCTGTAGAGATTCCAGATGAGGTTATCGAACAAGCAGATCTCCTTTGGGACGACTACTTGATTGGTAAATTTCTCGATACTGCTCCACATGTGGCTAGAGTTCATGCGATTGTAAACAGGATTTGGAATCAAGGAGAAATGAAGCAGCAGATTGATGTTCAAGTAGGGGATGACACAACTATGAAGTCCAAAGTTCTGAACCCAGTGATGAGAGCTCGAATCGTTCAGAGAGGCATGTGGAACATAGGAAATGTACCTTTGGTGGTGATGAAGTGGACTCTGGATGACTTGAAGGAGAAACCTGAAATCAAGTCAATACCGATGTGGGTGTATCTTAAAAATGTGCCGATGAACATGTATTCATGGCGGGGGCTGAGTTTCATCGTGAGTGCAGCTGGCTTTCCGGTTAGGCTTCACCCAGAGACAGCGTCTTGCTCGAACTTCAAACTAGCAAAGATTTTTGTTAATGTTGATCTATCCAAGGAGTTGCCGGATAAAATAAACTTTACGAAGAAGGGGAAATCACATTTGGTTGAGTTCATCTATCCTTGGTTGCCGCTGAGATGTAGTACGTGTGGAAAATGGGGACATGTAGAAAAAGTCTGTGTTATGAATAAGAAGGACGGATCAGAGAAATCAGTTACGCAGATCATACATGAGGATACTGAGAAGAGAGTTGGAGATATGGAAAAAGAGAAAGAAGATAGTAAGTCGAAGGAAAAGGAGATGGAAGAGAATATTGGATCAACAAAGAAGAGTTCTGATCTTGAGACAATTAAAGAGATGGAAGTTGAAGAAGGGGAAATAGAGGAGAACTGGCAGGATGTAACTCCAAAGAAGGCTTGTAGAAGCTCAACTTTAAAGTTTGGTCAGGTGAAGATCTTGACGCCTTCAAGGTTTCCAAACTTACTGGAGGTAGATGAGAAAGGGGATGTGATAAATGTAGTGGAGACTGAGGAGATTCTGAGTGTAGTGGAAGAGATAATGGAGGAAGGTGTTGATACAGAAAGGGTAATAGAAGAAAATAAGGAGAAAGAGAAAGAAGATATTGATGCAGAGCGAAAGGAAAATGACTGTGAGATGCAGAAGGAAGAGAATAAATTTGAAGAAAATCAGAATCAGGGTATTGCGGGGATTCAGATTACTCAGGAGAACTGGCCTGATTTG AAGATCAAAAACGTTGCATCGAGCGGTTCAAGTTCCAGAATCGTTTGGAAATATGGGGAAACGCAGTAA
- the LOC106307660 gene encoding uncharacterized protein LOC106307660 codes for MTCFFWNVRGFNKQSKHRVVNKWIQDKGLQFGALLETRVKERKSTQMISSVFQGWSAVNNYEYNRKGRIWVVWSPQVRITPVFKSDQIITMSVLLEGKEEELFCSFVYAENIMEKRKELWRDIKDHHDSQMFRNREWIIMGDFNEVLDGEEHSSYQDSGLMTSGMRDFESVIQHCRLLDMGFQGPKFTWCNKRDEGTISKKLDRILVNETWLNKRTQAYGVFEAGGVSDHLRGRFHLDVEVTRKRKPFKFTNVVAETAEFKEIIANYWRDTQPLFQSTSALFKFSKYLKGLKPHLRSLSKNKLGDLTQKVKEAFSDLCEKQERLMEAPSMEMFKQSMKL; via the coding sequence ATGACATGTTTTTTCTGGAACGTTCGGGGGTTTAACAAGCAATCAAAGCATCGAGTGGTAAATAAGTGGATTCAAGACAAAGGGTTACAATTTGGAGCATTGTTGGAAACAAGAGTAAAAGAGAGGAAATCAACACAAATGATCTCATCGGTATTTCAAGGTTGGTCAGCTGTAAATAACTATGAGTACAACAGAAAGGGGAGAATTTGGGTGGTCTGGAGTCCACAAGTTAGAATAACCCCGGTTTTCAAGTCAGATCAGATCATAACAATGTCGGTTTTGCTAGAGGGGAAAGAGGAGGAATTATTTTGTTCATTTGTCTACGCAGAGAACATTATGGAGAAAAGGAAAGAATTATGGAGAGATATCAAAGATCATCACGATTCACAAATGTTTCGAAATAGAGAATGGATTATTATGGGAGATTTTAATGAGGTACTTGATGGGGAAGAGCACTCAAGTTATCAGGATTCGGGGTTGATGACTTCGGGTATGAGGGATTTTGAGAGTGTGATTCAGCATTGCAGACTTTTGGATATGGGTTTTCAGGGTCCAAAGTTCACATGGTGTAATAAGAGAGATGAAGGGACTATTAGTAAGAAGTTGGATCGCATTTTAGTGAATGAAACTTGGTTGAATAAGCGTACACAGGCTTATGGAGTTTTTGAGGCTGGAGGAGTATCTGATCATTTAAGGGGAAGATTTCATTTGGATGTGGAGGTTACTAGGAAAAGAAAGCCGTTTAAGTTTACAAATGTGGTTGCAGAAACAGCAGAGTTCAAGGAGATCATTGCGAACTACTGGAGAGATACTCAACCTTTGTTTCAATCAACCTCAGCGCTCTTTAAATTTTCAAAGTACCTTAAAGGGTTGAAACCTCATCTGCGATCTTTAAGTAAGAATAAACTGGGGGATCTTACTCAGAAAGTGAAAGAAGCTTTTAGTGATTTATGTGAGAAACAAGAAAGATTGATGGAAGCTCCTTCTATGGAAATGTTCAAGCAGAGTATGAAGCTGTAG